In a single window of the Leopardus geoffroyi isolate Oge1 chromosome D2, O.geoffroyi_Oge1_pat1.0, whole genome shotgun sequence genome:
- the NODAL gene encoding nodal homolog has translation MQAPRLPWFFLHAWWALLQAGAATVAPSPLRTRGQPSSPSPLAYMLSLYRDPLPRADIIRSLQAQDVHADGQNWTFAFDFSFLSQAEDLVWAELRLQLAGPVDLPPGVLPSIEILHQLKPDAEQDPADCRERLRMDSFTVPLSQMTFSSGSMVLEVTRPLSKWLKHPGELAEQASSLATECPQQPPVPPVASALLVLYSNLSPEQRRLGGSTLLWEAESSWRAREGQLSQERGRRHRRHHLPDRSQLCRKVKFQVDFNLIGWGSWIIYPKQYNAYRCEGECPNPVGEEFHPTNHAYIQSLLKRYQPHRVPSTCCAPVKTKPLSMLYVDNGRVLLDHHKDMIVEECGCL, from the exons ATGCAAGCCCCCCGTCTGCCCTGGTTCTTCCTGCACGCCTGGTGGGCCCTGCTCCAGGCGGGCGCCGCGACCGTGGCCCCGTCGCCCCTCCGTACGCGGGGGCAGCCCTCGTCGCCATCCCCTCTAGCGTACATGCTGAGCCTCTACCGCGACCCGCTGCCCCGGGCGGACATCATCCGCAGCCTGCAGGCGCAAG ATGTGCATGCCGATGGGCAGAACTGGACCTTTGCTTTTGACTTCTCCTTCCTGAGCCAAGCGGAGGATCTGGTGTGGGCTGAGCTCCGGCTGCAGCTGGCCGGCCCTGTGGACCTTCCCCCTGGCGTGCTGCCCTCCATCGAGATTTTGCACCAGCTAAAGCCGGATGCGGAGCAGGACCCAGCCGACTGCCGGGAGCGTCTTCGGATGGACTCGTTCACTGTTCCTCTGTCCCAGATGACCTTTTCCTCAGGCAGCATGGTCCTGGAGGTGACCAGGCCTCTCTCCAAGTGGCTGAAGCACCCTGGGGAGCTGGCGGAGCAGGCGTCCAGTTTGGCCACAGAGTGTCCGCAGCAGCCTCCCGTGCCGCCGGTCGCCAGTGCGCTCCTCGTGCTCTACTCCAACCTCTCCCCGGAGCagaggcggctgggtggctccaCCTTGCTGTGGGAGGCGGAGAGCTCCTGGCGGGCCCGAGAGGGACAGCTCTCCCAGGAGAGGGGCCGGAGGCACCGCCGACACCACTTGCCGGACAGAAGCCAGCTGTGTCGGAAGGTCAAGTTCCAGGTGGACTTCAACCTCATCGGATGGGGCTCCTGGATCATCTACCCCAAGCAGTACAACGCCTACCGTTGTGAGGGCGAGTGTCCTAACCCTGTGGGGGAGGAGTTCCATCCCACCAACCACGCATACATCCAG AGCCTGCTGAAACGATACCAGCCCCACCGAGTCCCTTCTACCTGCTGTGCCCCAGTGAAGACCAAGCCGTTGAGCATGCTGTACGTGGACAATGGCAGAGTCCTTCTAGACCATCACAAAGACATGATTGTGGAAGAATGTGGGTGCCTTTGA